Proteins from one Betaproteobacteria bacterium genomic window:
- a CDS encoding LysR family transcriptional regulator, with protein sequence MNDAPDLAFFSLLARQPSLAAAAQIIGVTPPAVSRRLAALEKRLGVRLLNRTTRRLSLTPEGERYLEDGDQILRDIENLERSLSESRGTPRGLLRINASFGFGRRHLAPLISDFVKTWPDVEIILQLSDRPLDLTEHALDIGIRFGMPPDSRILARKIATNRRLLCASPDYLAQHGVPLEPRDLLAHRCIVIRENDRAFNNWQLTDGKQQTMVKVRSPLAVNHGEIAVDWALAGHGIVLRSEWDIAADLRRGDLVRVLAPWVGASADIHAVYPTRHHLSAKVRVFLDFLAARFGPQRITASQAPW encoded by the coding sequence ATGAACGACGCTCCGGATCTCGCGTTTTTCAGCCTGCTCGCCCGGCAACCCAGTCTGGCCGCGGCTGCCCAGATCATTGGTGTAACGCCGCCTGCCGTCAGTCGCCGCTTGGCCGCGCTGGAAAAGCGCTTGGGGGTGCGCCTGCTCAACCGGACGACGCGCCGGCTCAGCCTGACCCCTGAGGGCGAACGCTATCTGGAAGATGGTGACCAGATTCTTCGTGACATCGAAAATCTCGAACGGTCCCTGTCCGAAAGTCGTGGCACACCGCGCGGCCTGCTGCGCATCAATGCCAGTTTCGGCTTCGGTCGCCGCCATCTGGCGCCGCTTATTTCCGACTTCGTCAAGACCTGGCCCGATGTCGAGATCATCCTGCAGCTCTCCGACCGTCCACTCGACCTCACCGAACATGCCCTCGATATCGGCATCCGCTTCGGCATGCCGCCCGACAGTCGCATACTCGCCCGCAAGATCGCCACCAATCGCCGCCTGCTCTGCGCCTCACCGGACTATCTGGCGCAACATGGCGTCCCGCTCGAACCGCGTGACCTCCTCGCCCACCGCTGCATCGTGATCCGCGAAAACGATCGCGCCTTCAACAACTGGCAACTGACTGACGGCAAGCAGCAAACCATGGTCAAGGTACGCAGCCCGCTAGCGGTCAATCATGGTGAGATCGCCGTCGACTGGGCGCTGGCCGGGCACGGCATCGTGCTCCGTTCGGAATGGGATATTGCCGCCGACCTGCGCCGTGGCGACCTCGTGCGTGTGCTGGCACCGTGGGTCGGCGCATCTGCCGACATTCATGCCGTCTATCCGACCCGCCATCACTTATCAGCCAAGGTGCGCGTTTTTCTCGATTTCCTCGCCGCCCGTTTTGGGCCGCAGCGAATCACCGCCAGCCAGGCGCCATGGTGA
- a CDS encoding sulfite exporter TauE/SafE family protein, which produces MPLLPLNDFALTLALGAALGFFGGLFGIGGGIIAIPLLVLGFGMEQPLAQGTALVMMVPNLLIAWWRYSRRHPAGWRPALIIGISGTLTTWLLAHFSTRLDPQILRWLFSGFISVLALRMLLARHRSAQDAAGAMPTMRALPLIGAMGGSCMGLLGIGGGLVATPLLSGWLGLRQSMAQSLSLALVAPSSIIALTTYAGAGHVDWSMGLPLAAGGLLTVASGVALAYRLPEKRMRTFFAWMLMATAGWLVIGPLLTAVR; this is translated from the coding sequence ATGCCCTTACTTCCCCTGAACGACTTCGCATTGACCCTGGCGCTTGGCGCCGCCCTTGGCTTTTTCGGCGGGTTGTTCGGGATTGGTGGCGGCATCATTGCCATTCCTCTGCTGGTGCTTGGCTTCGGCATGGAACAGCCGCTGGCGCAAGGAACGGCGCTGGTCATGATGGTGCCCAACCTGCTCATCGCCTGGTGGCGCTATAGTCGGCGCCATCCGGCTGGTTGGCGGCCTGCATTGATCATTGGTATCTCGGGCACGTTGACGACCTGGCTGCTGGCCCATTTTTCAACCCGGCTTGACCCGCAAATCCTGCGCTGGCTGTTCAGTGGATTTATCTCGGTGCTTGCCCTGCGCATGCTGCTTGCCCGGCATCGCAGTGCTCAGGATGCGGCCGGCGCCATGCCGACCATGAGGGCCTTGCCGCTGATTGGTGCGATGGGTGGCAGTTGCATGGGGCTGCTTGGCATTGGCGGCGGTCTGGTCGCCACGCCTTTGCTGTCTGGCTGGCTGGGTCTTCGCCAGAGCATGGCGCAGAGCTTGTCGCTCGCTCTGGTGGCGCCCAGTTCAATCATCGCGCTGACCACCTATGCCGGTGCCGGGCACGTTGATTGGTCGATGGGCCTGCCACTGGCGGCTGGTGGATTGTTGACGGTCGCTTCCGGCGTCGCGCTGGCTTATCGACTGCCGGAGAAAAGGATGCGAACCTTTTTTGCCTGGATGCTGATGGCGACTGCTGGCTGGCTGGTGATTGGCCCCTTGCTGACGGCGGTTCGCTGA
- a CDS encoding malonyl-CoA decarboxylase: MVAKGLVDTLRSIIGPNTERHGLTTRTLEQLRVQLRECADGQGGEVSARGRAARLAETYLQLNEDGRYRFLKLIAVEFGPDPARVAKAHAAYQKAVSTPEQWNAEAAMRMAMRSSRTRILTQFNAIPQGVKFLVDLRADLLRYLENDRELAVLDRELESRLSAWFDVGFLELQRITWNSPAALLEKLIEYEAVHEIRSWADLKNRLDSDRRLYGFFHPRMPAEPLIFVEVALTDHLAGNVQSLLDEHAPVFDHRKADTAIFYSISNTQVGLRGVSFGNFLLKRVIDDLKRDFPKLAQFATLSPMPGLSAWIRRNPQVLADSGIELPLDELSAGTWASDKKLVRKLNDPLSRLGARYLATAKQGGGESGPPADPVSRFHLGNGARVERLNFLGDASAKGFRQSFGLMVNYLYSPEDIETNLEAFAGQGSIAMSAAVRRQARTPKP, from the coding sequence ATGGTTGCGAAAGGTCTTGTTGATACATTGCGGTCGATCATCGGTCCCAATACCGAGCGCCATGGCCTCACGACGCGCACGCTGGAACAACTGCGCGTGCAGCTGCGCGAATGCGCCGACGGGCAGGGCGGCGAAGTGTCGGCCCGCGGTCGGGCGGCGCGACTGGCTGAAACCTATCTGCAGCTGAATGAGGACGGGCGATATCGCTTCCTGAAATTGATCGCGGTGGAATTCGGCCCCGATCCCGCCCGCGTGGCGAAGGCGCATGCGGCCTACCAGAAGGCCGTGAGCACGCCGGAGCAGTGGAATGCCGAGGCGGCCATGCGCATGGCGATGCGTTCGTCGCGTACCCGCATACTCACGCAGTTCAACGCCATCCCGCAGGGTGTCAAGTTTCTGGTCGACCTGCGCGCCGATCTGTTGCGTTACCTGGAGAATGACCGCGAACTAGCGGTGCTGGATCGCGAACTGGAATCGCGCCTCTCGGCTTGGTTCGATGTCGGCTTTCTGGAATTGCAGCGGATTACCTGGAACTCCCCGGCGGCCTTGCTTGAAAAGCTGATCGAATACGAGGCGGTGCATGAGATCCGATCCTGGGCCGACCTCAAGAACCGGCTGGATTCCGACCGCCGGCTCTACGGATTCTTTCACCCGCGCATGCCGGCCGAACCGCTGATTTTTGTCGAAGTGGCGCTGACTGATCATCTGGCCGGTAACGTCCAGAGCCTGCTCGATGAACATGCGCCGGTTTTCGATCATCGCAAGGCCGATACGGCGATTTTCTATTCGATCTCCAACACACAGGTCGGTCTGCGTGGGGTGTCCTTCGGCAATTTTCTGCTCAAGCGCGTCATTGACGACCTCAAGCGCGATTTTCCGAAACTTGCCCAGTTCGCCACGTTGTCACCGATGCCCGGTCTGTCTGCGTGGATTCGCAGGAATCCGCAGGTATTGGCCGATTCCGGAATCGAGTTGCCGCTGGATGAACTCTCGGCCGGCACCTGGGCGAGCGACAAGAAGCTGGTCCGCAAATTGAACGACCCGTTGTCACGACTTGGCGCCCGTTATCTGGCCACCGCCAAGCAGGGCGGCGGCGAGAGCGGGCCGCCGGCTGATCCGGTGTCACGTTTCCATCTTGGTAACGGGGCGCGAGTCGAGCGGCTCAATTTTCTGGGTGACGCGTCCGCCAAGGGGTTCCGCCAATCATTCGGGCTGATGGTCAATTATCTGTACAGCCCGGAAGATATCGAAACCAACCTCGAAGCCTTCGCCGGTCAGGGAAGCATCGCGATGTCGGCAGCCGTGCGTCGGCAGGCGAGGACGCCAAAGCCGTAG
- a CDS encoding substrate-binding domain-containing protein, translating to MPASGIPPFARVAFILACSFLPGPSALAEVLNIPGSGNSEFVLGELAKAFNARQTEHRVLVPSSSGHAGAIRDVSEGVAAMGRVGRPPSHEERASGLYYLPLGRDAVVAVAGAAVTAKGLSSDQLAAVFAGKISNWRDLGGQPAPIRAIGKESSDAIRRQLPNRYKDLVYADSVKIVHLDPHLIDLLDRYPTSFSIVNRSALAACKTKVVMLTLDDIEPSYENLISGRYPLTMEFGLVYRTGEISPAGKAFVEFVRSPEGAGILRKYGVLVNGGGKQ from the coding sequence GTGCCAGCCTCCGGAATTCCCCCTTTCGCCCGCGTTGCATTTATTTTGGCCTGCTCCTTTCTTCCGGGGCCGTCGGCGCTTGCGGAAGTTCTGAATATTCCGGGGAGTGGCAATTCTGAATTTGTATTGGGTGAGCTGGCGAAGGCGTTTAATGCCCGTCAAACCGAGCATCGCGTGCTGGTGCCATCCTCGTCGGGTCATGCCGGGGCGATCAGGGATGTCAGCGAAGGGGTCGCGGCAATGGGCCGGGTGGGCCGTCCGCCGAGCCATGAGGAGAGGGCCAGTGGGCTGTATTATCTTCCGCTGGGGCGGGATGCGGTGGTCGCCGTAGCGGGGGCTGCGGTGACGGCCAAGGGGCTTTCTTCCGATCAGCTCGCCGCCGTGTTCGCCGGAAAAATTAGCAACTGGCGTGATCTGGGTGGTCAGCCAGCTCCTATCCGGGCGATCGGCAAGGAGAGTTCGGATGCTATCCGCCGTCAGCTGCCGAATCGATACAAGGACCTTGTTTATGCCGATTCGGTCAAGATCGTGCATCTCGATCCACATTTGATTGATCTTCTTGATCGCTATCCCACCAGTTTTTCAATCGTGAATCGTTCCGCGCTGGCAGCCTGCAAGACCAAAGTGGTCATGCTGACGCTGGATGACATTGAGCCCAGTTATGAAAATCTGATCAGCGGGCGTTATCCGTTGACCATGGAATTTGGTCTGGTTTATCGCACCGGCGAGATATCGCCGGCTGGCAAGGCTTTCGTTGAATTTGTTCGCTCGCCGGAAGGTGCCGGAATACTTCGCAAGTATGGCGTGCTGGTGAACGGTGGTGGCAAGCAATGA